From one uncultured Methanoregula sp. genomic stretch:
- a CDS encoding DUF169 domain-containing protein, which translates to MAEMKTVINYRESAETLKKLLGLKGSPVAVRFANKKEAIPPGIPEISEKMRHCMMVSAARKEGKIFYATSAGHTCNGGAWALGLREITESLKSGEFYFKNLGKFESTASCKRIIDKLPHLESGSTYATMYAPLEKTPFDPHVVIIESSPLVMLKLAQSAIFRIGGRIHPEFSGIQSLCSDTCVQPLLTGEPNYSLGCDGSRYFAKIDDNEMVMGFPIELLPEIITGLKVVTAASGSVKPV; encoded by the coding sequence ATGGCAGAGATGAAAACAGTAATCAACTATAGAGAGAGTGCGGAAACGTTGAAAAAACTCCTGGGCCTGAAAGGATCCCCGGTCGCGGTCCGGTTCGCCAACAAGAAGGAAGCGATCCCTCCGGGAATTCCGGAAATATCCGAGAAGATGCGGCACTGCATGATGGTGTCGGCAGCACGAAAAGAGGGAAAGATCTTTTACGCCACTTCGGCCGGGCACACCTGCAACGGGGGAGCATGGGCACTCGGTCTCCGGGAGATTACGGAAAGCCTGAAAAGCGGGGAATTCTATTTCAAGAACCTGGGAAAGTTCGAGAGCACCGCGTCGTGCAAGCGGATCATTGACAAGCTTCCCCATCTCGAATCCGGGTCAACGTACGCAACAATGTATGCACCGCTTGAGAAAACACCATTCGATCCTCACGTGGTGATCATCGAGTCATCCCCGCTTGTCATGCTCAAGCTGGCCCAGAGTGCCATCTTCCGGATCGGCGGACGCATCCATCCTGAATTCTCAGGTATCCAGTCACTCTGTTCCGACACCTGCGTCCAGCCGCTCCTGACCGGAGAGCCCAATTATTCGCTTGGCTGTGACGGTTCCCGGTACTTTGCCAAGATTGACGATAACGAGATGGTGATGGGATTCCCCATCGAGCTGCTGCCCGAGATTATTACCGGGTTAAAAGTAGTAACCGCCGCATCAGGGTCGGTAAAACCCGTATAA